The genomic DNA ACACCCTCTCCCAGGAACTCCAGCAAACCATCGGAGCGCTGAAAAAAGAAAAGCAGGAAATCGAGAACATCCTCCTTGCCCTTGGGGAAGGAGTCATAGCCCTGAACCTTGAGGGTCGGGTGGTCTCTGCGAATCCCGCTGCTTTGGAGCTCTTTGGAACCCCCCTTGAGGGGAAGGCAATCGACACGCTCCTTCCCGAAAACGCCGCAGGACTCTTTACAAGGACCCTGAGGGAAGGGGTTCCCGCGGAAGGAGAGTGCGTGTTCCGGGGGAAAAACCTCATCATCCGGGTTGCTCCCCTCAAGGAAGGAGAGAGGGTTTACGGGGCGGTGGGGGTGATTCAGGACATCACGGACTTACGGAGGGCTGAGGAGCTCCGCCGCCAGTTCATCGCCGACGTCTCCCACGAGCTCCGCACGCCCCTCACGGCCATTCAGGGGTTTTTGGAGGCGGCGCTTGATGGCGTCATTCCCTGGGAAGAGTTCAGAACAAAGTACCTGCCCCTCATTCATGAGGAAACCATGCGCCTTTCCCGGCTCATCCGGGACCTTCTTGATCTCTCCCTCATGGAATCCGGAAAGGTGAAGCTCAATATGGAACCTCTGGACATTGCGGCTCTTGCCGAGGAAGTCATTCTCAAGCTCACACCGCTTTTCCAGGAGAAACGCATCACCATCGAAAACAGGCTCTCTTCGCCTCTTCTTGTCCTCGGGGATCGGGACCGCTTAGCCCAGGTCCTCACGAACCTCCTCCACAACGCCATTCTCTTCTCCAGAGAAGGAAGCACCATCACCATCGAGGGGGAAGAGGGTAAAGAGACAACCACCGTATTCATTCTCGATGAGGGCCCGGGTATTCCCGAAGAAGACATCCCCTTCATTTTCGAGCGCTTCTATCGGGTCGATAAGTCCCGCTCCCGGAAGGGAGGGGGCATGGGGCTGGGCTTGGCCATCGTGCGGGAAATCGTGGAACGCCACGGGGGAAAGGTGGGAGTTGCAAACCGGCCCCAGGGAGGGAGCCGGTTCTTCTTCACCCTCCCGAACGGGCTTGCCGGAGGACCCGGGCAAGAGAAAGAGCAATCGCACCCCCCAAAAGAGCTGTAATAAGTTGAGGGGTCTGCATCACGCGGGCAACCTGAGGCGGAAGGCTTGCCAGGGACCGAACCGCCTGGGAGAGAATGAGGTACTTCACGCAAGCCCCAAGGATAACGCCTGCGATGTCAAAGGCCAGCGTACCCTTTCGTCGGAAAAGGCCAAAGACCAAAACGAAAGCCCCGTTCCCGAGCATAATGAAGGGTACCAAAGGACCAAGGGGTGGAGGAAGAATCCCCCGCACAAGGGCCACCCAGGGGGTGAAAAGGCCGATGCAAACGCCACTCCCCACACCCACGAAAATCGTAGCAAGAAGGAGCATGGCGTTCACAAGGGGCCCGGTAACCATCTGAGGGAGCCCGAGCATCTGCACGACAAGAGTAAGGGCAAAGAGGACTGCCGTTTGCGTCACAAAGCGGATGCTTCTACCCATGTTCCCACCTCACGAGACCACAAGGTAGTGGCACTTCCCATCGAAGGCAATCTCCCCAAAGGTGTAGGGAATGGGGTTCTGGTAGAGGGGACCGGAAACGACAAGGGTGTGGAATTCTCCCCTCTCCCCGCAGGGGTCTATCCCAAGTTTTGCGAATTCCTCAAGAAGCACCCTGTCGAATCTCCGCCCGAGAAATTCAGGTGGCAGCACCCCATCCCGCACCACCGTGACGTAGGCCTCAAAGCCCACCTGCACCACTTCCAGGGCCACTTCGTGGTGGTCCTTTCCCCAGAGGGGCAGAAAGGGCGTGATGCCAACTTGAGCGCAGACCCGCTCAACCCACTCCCGGTGCTCGGGAAGGTCAATATCTCCGAAAACCCCAAAGGTGACGCCTTTCTCCCTGAAATCCTCAAGGCAGGCGATGAAATTGTCCTCGTACTCTTCCCAGGAGGTGGGGCAAACCACAATGGGAATCCTCAAAGCCTCACTCTGGCGCCTGAGGATTTCTACCGGAATACGGTGTGAGGCGGAGTACGATCCGTCCTCCCGGACCATGGAGAGCAAGGCCACAAC from Candidatus Caldatribacterium sp. includes the following:
- a CDS encoding PAS domain-containing protein; the protein is MRRTLFGKFFLAFLLILAVTYAVLLVSMSQLFSEFYLSLKERELKRRGEAIASLLVSSSSGIPETVQRLSEGIQVLLVPLPQLFAPERMMMRRGVLFRRVFPFQELKERLLRGETVAFQGVLPLLRQEMLVVAMPFPPQASPEAVLFLSTPLADIRTTVKTVQYLLFASGLVALPFAVFLAFLFSRSLAAPLRRMRTITRAIVLGDYTQRMDIPKEEELGGLAQDFNTLSQELQQTIGALKKEKQEIENILLALGEGVIALNLEGRVVSANPAALELFGTPLEGKAIDTLLPENAAGLFTRTLREGVPAEGECVFRGKNLIIRVAPLKEGERVYGAVGVIQDITDLRRAEELRRQFIADVSHELRTPLTAIQGFLEAALDGVIPWEEFRTKYLPLIHEETMRLSRLIRDLLDLSLMESGKVKLNMEPLDIAALAEEVILKLTPLFQEKRITIENRLSSPLLVLGDRDRLAQVLTNLLHNAILFSREGSTITIEGEEGKETTTVFILDEGPGIPEEDIPFIFERFYRVDKSRSRKGGGMGLGLAIVREIVERHGGKVGVANRPQGGSRFFFTLPNGLAGGPGQEKEQSHPPKEL
- a CDS encoding ECF transporter S component, with the protein product MGRSIRFVTQTAVLFALTLVVQMLGLPQMVTGPLVNAMLLLATIFVGVGSGVCIGLFTPWVALVRGILPPPLGPLVPFIMLGNGAFVLVFGLFRRKGTLAFDIAGVILGACVKYLILSQAVRSLASLPPQVARVMQTPQLITALLGGAIALSLARVLRQARSGG
- a CDS encoding diphthine--ammonia ligase; translated protein: MPPKAFVSFSGGKDSHLSLWKAKAAGFDVVALLSMVREDGSYSASHRIPVEILRRQSEALRIPIVVCPTSWEEYEDNFIACLEDFREKGVTFGVFGDIDLPEHREWVERVCAQVGITPFLPLWGKDHHEVALEVVQVGFEAYVTVVRDGVLPPEFLGRRFDRVLLEEFAKLGIDPCGERGEFHTLVVSGPLYQNPIPYTFGEIAFDGKCHYLVVS